Proteins from a genomic interval of Chitinispirillum alkaliphilum:
- a CDS encoding AraC family transcriptional regulator — translation MIIQLFIAFILTICFSDVLGHFPGDDALWSSFGDSGAYGGSGTVELSVDSNRVVWVFRLEGHNRYPYVGLMHHLHVKPESARRYSENDSLVIHMRSNRSGHLHLQLATYDPVYTSSEDPSSYRVLETSLYIAEKTRRFSVPLGQFRVANWWKLQYGAVSEDHDLHLDSLTRIDWVFSDTSRIGQADTLILENLYFVSNSKKNISLLWPLFLIALLASIVILRLLRKKEKPQSGTPKSGEIESDTKILQPKPIETGPTEWQRVLDYFQKNYSNSELNLKKAANELGFSESRLSRLIRNNHQEGFRSLIHDLRIEEAKRLLSETDFNIAEIAYTIGYATPNHFNREFKQRLDVTPTKYRNQRSGQLTGEPSDGEERS, via the coding sequence TTGATTATCCAATTGTTTATAGCCTTTATATTAACGATTTGTTTTTCAGATGTTTTGGGGCATTTCCCCGGGGATGATGCTCTCTGGAGTTCTTTTGGTGATTCAGGGGCCTATGGTGGTTCCGGTACGGTAGAGCTTAGTGTGGATTCAAACAGGGTAGTGTGGGTATTTCGACTTGAAGGTCATAACAGATATCCCTACGTTGGGTTGATGCATCACTTGCATGTGAAACCGGAATCAGCCCGAAGGTATTCTGAAAACGACTCTCTTGTCATTCATATGCGAAGCAACAGAAGCGGGCATTTGCATCTGCAGCTTGCTACATATGATCCGGTGTACACCAGCTCAGAGGATCCATCCAGTTACAGAGTTCTTGAAACTTCTCTGTATATAGCAGAGAAGACCCGGCGTTTTTCGGTGCCTTTAGGCCAGTTCAGGGTGGCTAATTGGTGGAAATTGCAATATGGAGCTGTTTCTGAGGATCATGATCTTCACCTTGATTCTTTGACGCGAATCGATTGGGTTTTTTCTGATACTTCAAGGATCGGTCAGGCTGATACATTAATTTTGGAAAATCTCTACTTTGTTTCAAACAGTAAGAAAAATATCAGCCTGTTGTGGCCTCTGTTTTTGATTGCCCTGTTGGCTTCGATAGTTATTCTCAGACTTTTGAGGAAAAAAGAGAAACCACAGAGTGGTACTCCCAAAAGTGGTGAAATAGAGTCAGATACCAAAATTCTTCAGCCAAAGCCAATAGAGACCGGACCGACAGAATGGCAGCGGGTACTGGACTATTTTCAGAAGAATTACTCCAATTCCGAGTTAAACCTTAAAAAGGCTGCAAATGAGCTGGGATTTTCGGAGTCGAGACTATCGAGACTGATAAGGAACAATCACCAGGAGGGTTTTCGCTCTCTCATTCATGATCTTAGAATAGAAGAGGCAAAAAGACTTCTAAGTGAAACAGATTTTAATATTGCAGAGATAGCCTACACAATAGGCTATGCAACACCAAATCATTTCAACAGAGAGTTCAAACAGAGGCTCGATGTTACCCCCACAAAATATCGCAATCAGAGAAGTGGTCAGTTAACGGGGGAGCCAAGTGACGGAGAGGAACGCTCTTAG
- a CDS encoding endoglucanase, producing MHRLKVLLAAPLLLVSMLSAEIHIRHNHAGYQPVRPKSLVLISNNDLQNKDWKITRDGEVVMSGKVDESVTGAGPHTSHDFNHVVDFTDLEEIGEYTFKINGAQATIKIDDNPYTVFITDALRHLRNARSGSEHAILYGLSHPGDSAAIVHVIDGEPSEGRWKKASPKQTVDALGGWYDAGDYIKFTLTIANTTYHLLEAWEANPKAFTKVISPSDLPDVLDEALHGLNYLMKTHPDPDIFIIQVGDGDDHRQGYYRLPTHDALDGQRPALTAISPVQMGVAAASLAKGSRVFRDLGETEKADEFLEMAIKIFNRARQPDALDEPAFERDATNDFYRDDDLIDNMALGAMELYHATQEQEYLDYARVLEAGAGEWMGWTKYNFNANFGLAEFDDFFRDAVIEDIDHFVGNMDPVWGIPLAYVWASMHNWNAVGAAAGITYRDIEQNPAYLDLHTKMVDLLFGRSNWGVTFLANTRLDNSVRNIYSQTYVLTGEFPYGAVALGPGDRETHTAMEQYFGKPPASHLDDFQTAAASFYDWNKNFMTMETCVYSQTYAIWMLAVASNPEVQAEPDSSLPPYEGVRIKEASITPFDVNNVNWYVYADNSAGGNSRANIRNAARREALLRVRPGIQWPYTGFGFTFPANKRDLSAYDGMIIRGFFEPERTFRIDLGMASITDHSFHNKVKLGHGEETELVLLFDDMHRSWGGSIPLDLTDISMLHINFTSPGRNATVRVDEIKLFNIEE from the coding sequence ATGCACAGACTCAAAGTATTACTTGCAGCACCTCTGCTGCTGGTTTCAATGTTATCTGCAGAAATTCATATTCGGCACAACCATGCCGGATACCAACCAGTACGCCCAAAGTCGCTTGTTTTGATCTCAAATAATGATCTGCAAAACAAGGATTGGAAAATAACAAGAGATGGCGAAGTTGTCATGAGCGGCAAAGTTGATGAAAGTGTCACAGGAGCTGGCCCTCATACAAGTCACGATTTCAACCATGTAGTTGATTTCACTGACCTTGAGGAAATCGGTGAGTACACTTTTAAAATCAATGGTGCCCAAGCAACAATAAAAATTGATGATAACCCCTATACTGTTTTTATTACCGATGCACTGCGCCACCTCAGAAATGCAAGAAGCGGAAGTGAACACGCAATACTGTACGGTTTATCACACCCCGGAGATTCTGCTGCCATAGTTCACGTCATCGATGGAGAACCAAGTGAAGGCAGATGGAAAAAAGCATCACCAAAACAAACAGTCGATGCTCTCGGTGGATGGTACGATGCCGGTGATTATATCAAGTTCACTCTAACCATTGCCAACACCACCTATCACCTTCTGGAAGCATGGGAAGCTAACCCCAAAGCTTTTACCAAGGTAATCTCTCCAAGTGATCTGCCAGATGTACTCGATGAAGCTCTTCATGGACTTAACTACCTGATGAAAACACATCCGGATCCAGACATTTTCATTATACAGGTGGGTGATGGCGACGACCATCGTCAGGGATACTACAGGCTTCCAACACACGATGCTCTCGACGGCCAAAGGCCTGCGCTGACCGCTATCAGCCCTGTTCAAATGGGTGTTGCCGCAGCAAGCCTTGCCAAGGGTTCACGGGTGTTCCGCGATCTGGGTGAAACTGAAAAGGCTGATGAATTCCTGGAAATGGCGATTAAGATTTTCAACAGAGCACGTCAGCCAGATGCCCTGGATGAGCCTGCATTTGAAAGGGATGCAACAAATGACTTCTACAGGGATGATGACCTGATAGATAATATGGCACTTGGCGCAATGGAATTGTACCACGCAACACAGGAGCAGGAATATCTGGACTACGCCAGAGTACTGGAAGCCGGTGCTGGAGAATGGATGGGCTGGACCAAATACAATTTTAATGCAAATTTCGGTCTTGCAGAATTTGATGATTTTTTCAGAGACGCGGTAATTGAAGATATTGATCACTTTGTTGGCAACATGGACCCTGTTTGGGGTATACCTCTTGCCTATGTATGGGCATCAATGCATAACTGGAATGCAGTTGGAGCTGCTGCCGGGATTACATACCGTGATATCGAACAAAACCCTGCATATCTGGATCTTCACACCAAAATGGTTGACCTGCTTTTCGGAAGAAGCAACTGGGGCGTGACATTCCTTGCAAACACCCGCCTCGATAATTCTGTAAGAAACATTTATAGCCAAACCTATGTTCTCACAGGCGAATTCCCTTATGGGGCTGTTGCACTTGGCCCAGGAGACCGCGAAACACATACTGCTATGGAACAGTATTTCGGAAAACCTCCAGCAAGTCATCTGGATGACTTCCAAACTGCAGCAGCATCATTCTATGACTGGAACAAAAATTTCATGACCATGGAAACATGTGTATACAGCCAGACCTATGCTATCTGGATGCTTGCTGTCGCAAGCAACCCTGAGGTGCAGGCTGAGCCGGACTCTTCACTGCCCCCATACGAAGGGGTAAGGATAAAGGAAGCCTCTATAACTCCTTTTGATGTGAATAATGTGAACTGGTATGTTTACGCCGACAATTCTGCAGGCGGAAACAGCAGAGCGAACATAAGAAATGCTGCAAGACGTGAAGCACTTCTCAGAGTAAGACCAGGAATACAGTGGCCATACACCGGTTTTGGCTTTACCTTTCCTGCAAACAAGCGTGACCTTTCTGCTTATGACGGTATGATTATCAGAGGATTTTTCGAGCCAGAGAGAACCTTTAGGATTGATCTTGGGATGGCTTCCATTACAGATCATAGCTTCCATAATAAGGTAAAGCTTGGACATGGTGAAGAAACTGAGCTTGTTCTTCTCTTCGATGATATGCACAGATCATGGGGCGGATCGATCCCACTTGATTTAACAGATATTTCTATGTTGCATATAAATTTCACCTCACCAGGCAGAAATGCAACAGTACGTGTGGATGAGATAAAGCTCTTTAACATCGAGGAATAA
- a CDS encoding D-lactate dehydrogenase, with protein sequence MKSVADRNTILNEYSELLSDESKFTLGTPQKIFFPESPDDISEILREASISATPVILCGARTGITGGAVPVENCILISFSKMNKILECVWEDGTPVLTCQPGVTLTEIRSFLQDPSKWPYEVKGDLPVAEEFFYPPDPTELTAQLGGTAATNASGARSFFYGATRDHISSLQLVLPTGHIEHLERSKNKFSTVKLEKSGIEFDPPHYSMPDVKNATGYYSSSKPDPVDLFIGSEGTLAVFSKIGIRLSRRPRIIAGLCFLPSRNASFNFADFLRTQKNVAAIEYFDSSTLELLKNSKFSHLSSLPDFPENMSCALFWELIEDEGISFENLFEQWEKQLNTHGSSFDLSWSGFEPNELAKLKAIRHAVPESINLLMTQNKQSCPAVRKISTDSALPSLYFRPWFNRCISALEKENLRYAVFGHIGDYHLHINILPGNETELSKSINLYNSFMYDAVSKGGTLSAEHGIGKLKSDLLEKFYPKNVLNEMRRIKNVFDSKWLLNRGTLLEKKAHQ encoded by the coding sequence ATGAAATCAGTAGCAGACAGGAACACCATTCTGAATGAATATTCCGAACTGCTTAGTGATGAATCAAAATTCACTCTTGGAACACCTCAGAAAATCTTCTTCCCTGAATCCCCAGACGATATCTCAGAAATCCTTCGTGAAGCATCGATTAGTGCTACACCAGTTATCTTATGCGGTGCAAGAACCGGAATCACCGGAGGGGCTGTACCTGTTGAAAACTGTATCCTTATCAGCTTTTCCAAAATGAACAAAATTCTTGAATGTGTCTGGGAGGATGGAACACCCGTACTAACATGTCAACCTGGGGTTACCCTCACTGAAATTCGATCATTTCTTCAGGATCCATCTAAGTGGCCATACGAGGTTAAGGGAGATCTTCCTGTGGCCGAAGAGTTTTTCTACCCCCCTGACCCTACAGAACTAACAGCACAACTGGGTGGTACCGCAGCGACAAATGCTTCAGGTGCACGCTCCTTTTTTTATGGTGCCACAAGGGATCATATCAGTTCTCTTCAGTTGGTACTCCCTACGGGCCACATTGAACATCTGGAAAGAAGCAAAAATAAATTCAGTACAGTAAAGCTTGAAAAATCCGGTATAGAATTCGATCCCCCGCACTATTCAATGCCTGATGTAAAAAATGCTACCGGCTATTACTCCTCATCAAAGCCCGACCCGGTTGACCTTTTTATCGGCTCAGAAGGTACTCTGGCAGTCTTTTCGAAAATAGGGATAAGACTAAGCAGGCGTCCGCGAATAATTGCGGGACTCTGCTTTTTACCCTCGAGAAATGCATCCTTTAACTTTGCGGACTTCTTAAGAACCCAGAAAAATGTTGCTGCCATTGAATACTTTGACAGCAGCACGCTTGAGCTGCTCAAGAACAGCAAATTCTCCCACCTTTCTTCACTCCCAGATTTTCCGGAAAACATGAGCTGCGCACTCTTTTGGGAATTAATCGAAGATGAAGGAATTTCCTTTGAAAACCTCTTTGAACAGTGGGAAAAACAACTCAATACCCACGGATCATCTTTTGACCTGAGCTGGAGCGGTTTTGAACCAAATGAACTGGCTAAACTTAAAGCAATCCGCCACGCAGTTCCCGAATCGATAAACCTTCTCATGACACAAAATAAACAATCATGCCCCGCAGTAAGAAAAATAAGTACCGATTCCGCTCTGCCATCATTATATTTCAGGCCATGGTTTAACAGGTGCATATCAGCCCTTGAAAAAGAAAACCTCAGATATGCCGTTTTCGGACATATAGGGGATTATCATTTGCATATAAATATCCTGCCCGGTAATGAAACCGAACTCAGCAAATCTATAAATCTGTACAATTCATTTATGTATGATGCTGTATCGAAGGGAGGAACCTTGTCAGCGGAACATGGAATCGGTAAGTTAAAAAGTGATCTATTGGAAAAATTTTATCCCAAAAATGTTCTTAATGAAATGAGAAGGATAAAAAATGTTTTCGACTCCAAATGGTTGCTTAACAGAGGTACTTTGCTTGAGAAAAAAGCTCATCAATAA
- a CDS encoding NUDIX hydrolase — MSQLENERKINNWKQSVSEAGCTVNSISSIKEVRKRDGSLLFALLETDVISPEGTKLPHILFVRGDACVIITLLKNSQTKEEKFLMVKQRRIGNGQLTLEFPAGMLDENQDPKDVAVRELQEETGLSIDKSDLFSLTEGKLYSSAGASDEGIFYFALTKELDHAEFEKLKNSKGGCCDENEHITTVLMTRNEALKLTTSLQVMLGFYLFDKYQKEKGTVSQ; from the coding sequence GTGAGCCAATTGGAAAATGAGAGAAAAATCAACAACTGGAAACAATCAGTCTCAGAGGCCGGATGTACCGTTAACTCTATTAGCTCCATAAAGGAAGTGAGAAAAAGAGATGGAAGTCTTTTATTTGCGCTGCTTGAAACCGATGTGATATCACCTGAGGGTACCAAACTCCCACATATTCTCTTTGTCAGAGGTGATGCCTGTGTAATAATCACACTACTTAAAAACAGCCAGACAAAAGAGGAAAAATTTCTCATGGTAAAGCAGAGGAGAATCGGAAACGGACAACTAACTCTGGAGTTTCCAGCCGGGATGCTTGATGAAAACCAAGACCCAAAAGATGTAGCGGTCAGGGAACTTCAGGAAGAAACGGGCCTGTCCATTGATAAGTCAGATCTCTTTAGCCTTACAGAGGGTAAACTCTACAGCAGCGCCGGTGCAAGTGATGAAGGAATTTTCTATTTTGCATTGACTAAAGAACTGGATCATGCTGAGTTTGAAAAACTTAAAAACAGCAAAGGTGGGTGCTGTGATGAAAACGAACATATTACAACCGTACTCATGACGAGAAACGAAGCGCTGAAATTAACCACTTCTTTACAGGTAATGCTTGGTTTCTATCTCTTTGATAAATACCAGAAAGAAAAAGGAACCGTTTCTCAATGA
- a CDS encoding DNA polymerase III, translating to MAVDNAEIARQFNMYADLLEIKGENPFRIRAYRNGARVVSSLSENVVDLIQRGVDLSSLPGIGKDLAAKIEQIVRSGRLEVLESMKEHFSPELVEFMAIVGLGGKRTAAIHSSLGVQTLEQLEKAALEHKICKLPGFGEKIEKSILEGIQKARVKGKRVLLKEASQIAHFYLDYLQGSEAFLQVTAAGSYRRKKESVGDLDILAICKNVSDAVEHFCSYPEVSKILSRGQKKSSVLLRGGMQVDLRIIEKSSFGAALHYFTGSKAHNISMRRRGIRRGLKVNEYGIFRGEEKIAGEDEEEVYSALGLPWIEPELREDRGEIEAAQEQKLPVLVKRSDIRGDLHVHTNYTDGRASLEQMVEGAIRQGYSYVAITDHSKRITIANGMDERRLRGQLERIDKLNQSLSGFTILKGIEVDILEDGSLDLPDSVLKELDIVVCSVHSRFNLSSDKQTERIKRAMENRYFNIFAHPTGRLINRREPYLYDHNQIFITAGQRGCFLEVNSSPDRLDATDSMCHRAREAGVRFSVSTDAHAQGDYDNIGLGIGQARRGWLEASDVINTLSVGELKRILSEARL from the coding sequence ATGGCTGTGGACAATGCGGAAATAGCCCGCCAGTTCAACATGTATGCAGATCTTCTTGAGATCAAGGGAGAGAATCCTTTCAGGATAAGGGCCTATAGAAATGGGGCAAGAGTTGTTTCCTCTCTTTCGGAAAACGTGGTTGATTTGATCCAGAGGGGTGTGGATCTCTCCTCCCTTCCCGGAATAGGGAAAGATTTGGCAGCAAAGATTGAGCAGATAGTAAGAAGTGGCCGTCTTGAGGTTCTGGAGAGTATGAAGGAGCACTTTTCACCGGAGCTGGTTGAATTTATGGCTATTGTAGGACTCGGGGGAAAGAGAACAGCTGCAATCCACTCCAGTCTTGGGGTGCAAACTCTTGAGCAGTTGGAGAAGGCTGCACTGGAGCACAAAATCTGTAAACTGCCGGGTTTTGGTGAAAAGATCGAAAAGAGTATACTTGAGGGTATCCAAAAGGCGAGGGTGAAGGGAAAGCGGGTTCTTCTGAAAGAGGCCTCTCAGATCGCACATTTCTACCTGGATTATCTTCAGGGGAGTGAAGCTTTTCTTCAGGTCACAGCTGCAGGCAGTTACAGAAGAAAAAAAGAGAGTGTGGGAGACCTAGATATTTTAGCCATCTGTAAAAACGTCTCAGACGCGGTTGAACACTTCTGTTCCTATCCAGAGGTCTCAAAAATTCTCTCCAGAGGACAAAAGAAATCCTCCGTCTTACTCAGGGGCGGTATGCAGGTGGATTTAAGAATTATTGAGAAAAGCAGTTTTGGAGCTGCACTCCATTATTTCACCGGTTCCAAGGCTCACAATATCTCTATGCGCAGGCGGGGGATACGGCGCGGTCTGAAGGTAAATGAGTATGGGATTTTCAGGGGTGAAGAGAAAATCGCCGGAGAAGATGAGGAGGAGGTGTACAGCGCCCTTGGGCTGCCATGGATAGAACCAGAGCTTAGGGAGGACAGAGGTGAAATCGAGGCTGCGCAGGAGCAAAAGCTCCCCGTTTTGGTTAAGAGATCTGATATCCGTGGTGATCTTCATGTCCACACAAACTACACCGATGGAAGGGCTTCACTTGAGCAGATGGTTGAAGGGGCAATCAGGCAGGGTTACAGTTATGTTGCAATCACCGATCATTCAAAGCGGATCACAATCGCTAATGGCATGGATGAGAGAAGGCTAAGGGGGCAGCTTGAAAGAATCGACAAGCTGAACCAGTCCCTTTCCGGTTTTACCATTCTGAAGGGAATAGAGGTGGATATACTGGAGGATGGCAGTCTGGATCTTCCCGATTCGGTTCTAAAGGAGTTGGACATTGTGGTCTGTTCTGTTCACTCCCGTTTCAATCTCTCCTCAGATAAGCAGACCGAGAGAATAAAGCGTGCCATGGAGAACAGGTATTTTAACATTTTCGCTCATCCCACTGGTCGTCTTATAAACAGGCGGGAGCCTTATCTCTACGATCACAACCAGATTTTCATCACCGCAGGGCAGCGGGGTTGCTTTCTTGAGGTAAACAGTTCTCCTGACAGGCTGGATGCTACAGATTCGATGTGTCACAGGGCTCGGGAGGCTGGGGTGAGGTTTTCTGTTTCGACCGATGCACATGCTCAAGGGGATTATGACAATATCGGTTTAGGAATAGGGCAGGCTCGGCGGGGATGGTTAGAGGCTTCTGATGTGATAAACACTCTTTCGGTGGGTGAGCTGAAAAGGATACTCTCGGAGGCGAGGTTGTAG
- a CDS encoding Sigma 54 modulation protein YhbH: MQIPLEVTYRDGTKTDEIDDLIRRRAAKLDILCDHITSCRVMVEKFQKHQRSGQPYKVRLDIKMPPGHEIVVSRDPGKGDLHLDLGAEVRWAFDTAERKIKALMEKQRGDVKKHVHNEVQGVIARIFRADGTGFIITIDGREVFFHKNSILNRDFDSLKEGLGVRFVETMGEKGPQASTVQIVETPENY; encoded by the coding sequence ATGCAAATACCTCTGGAAGTTACCTATAGAGATGGGACCAAAACTGATGAGATCGATGATCTTATCCGAAGAAGAGCTGCCAAGCTCGATATACTGTGTGATCATATAACCAGTTGCAGGGTGATGGTGGAAAAATTTCAGAAACATCAGCGCTCCGGGCAACCTTACAAGGTTAGATTGGATATAAAGATGCCCCCGGGGCATGAAATAGTAGTAAGTCGGGATCCCGGTAAAGGGGATCTGCACCTCGATCTTGGGGCTGAAGTGCGCTGGGCCTTTGACACCGCAGAGAGAAAAATAAAAGCGCTCATGGAAAAACAGCGGGGAGATGTCAAAAAGCATGTGCACAATGAGGTGCAGGGTGTGATTGCAAGAATTTTCAGAGCTGATGGGACTGGCTTTATTATAACTATCGATGGCAGAGAGGTGTTTTTCCATAAAAACAGCATACTAAACAGAGACTTCGATTCACTCAAAGAGGGTTTGGGAGTGCGTTTTGTGGAAACAATGGGAGAAAAGGGACCGCAGGCTTCAACTGTACAGATCGTTGAAACTCCAGAAAACTATTAA
- a CDS encoding Spore maturation protein A-like protein: MNMAANMLGLGNAATPMGIKAMSELDKLNTEKDTASNSMCLFLAINTSSVTILPLGVIAVRASAGARGPADILLPAILATLCSTIAAIFISKLLAKRSPNPKQLSCSEIKETVSEKEHSVPENKIPLVKPGFIGKIAAYLLIAAFLVSIVYSSNSARITHSHDLKLFYSAQTNESIQVFRVVTEENNNILSWRTQTEDSSSTINIFRRVNPLLLSGDDDLNLNNQWQQINSEPLSAFAGPFTFTDSSLEADVKYQYKLVSSDENTIAYAKPVPISGVQSASTSSFIPYNPDLPLNIFIVNSMGTDTANSLTWQANLNQGDNHFHLYRKPKEAQANINDTVWKRISTTTIPQESASAETQLISFEDRNFNHGTIYQYALIISDENDHHVAGYAEIESAPKPLGFLDYVSSATGWLIPIIMGGLLLLGYLKGVKVYEVLTDGAKEGFQVAVRIIPFLVAIFVAIGMFRASGALELFTQLLSPLTRLIGMPAEVLPMALLRPLSGTGAYGYMAEIVTQAPDSFSAFISSVMQGSTETTFYVLAVYFGSIGIRKTRHALPAALSADAIGILSALFFSHIFFNM, from the coding sequence ATGAACATGGCCGCCAATATGCTTGGACTGGGAAATGCTGCAACACCCATGGGCATCAAGGCAATGTCGGAACTGGACAAGCTGAATACAGAAAAAGATACTGCCTCAAACTCTATGTGCCTCTTTCTGGCAATTAATACTTCCAGTGTCACTATACTGCCCCTGGGAGTAATAGCGGTAAGAGCCTCTGCTGGAGCCAGAGGGCCTGCAGACATATTACTTCCGGCAATACTGGCCACACTCTGCTCCACAATCGCCGCAATCTTTATTTCAAAACTTCTGGCTAAAAGATCACCAAACCCCAAACAGCTCAGCTGTTCTGAAATCAAAGAAACCGTTTCTGAGAAAGAACATTCAGTCCCAGAAAACAAAATACCGCTGGTAAAGCCTGGGTTTATTGGCAAAATCGCTGCATACCTGCTCATTGCAGCATTTCTGGTCTCTATTGTCTACTCCAGCAACTCAGCAAGGATCACTCACTCACACGACCTGAAACTATTTTACTCAGCCCAAACAAATGAGTCGATTCAAGTTTTCAGGGTGGTAACAGAGGAAAACAATAATATACTGAGTTGGAGAACTCAAACTGAAGACTCCTCCTCAACCATTAATATTTTCAGAAGAGTCAACCCTTTACTCCTGAGCGGTGATGATGATTTGAATCTCAACAATCAATGGCAGCAAATAAATTCAGAACCACTCTCCGCGTTTGCCGGTCCGTTCACATTTACAGACAGCTCCCTTGAAGCGGATGTAAAGTATCAGTACAAATTGGTCAGTTCAGACGAAAACACCATTGCATACGCCAAACCCGTACCGATTTCAGGAGTACAGAGTGCATCAACCAGCAGTTTTATTCCCTATAACCCGGATCTACCCCTGAACATATTTATAGTCAACTCGATGGGTACCGATACTGCCAACTCTCTAACCTGGCAAGCCAATTTGAACCAGGGTGACAACCATTTTCATCTGTATAGAAAACCCAAAGAAGCTCAGGCCAATATAAACGACACCGTCTGGAAACGGATAAGTACAACCACCATACCACAGGAGAGTGCCTCCGCCGAAACTCAGCTGATCAGTTTTGAAGACAGAAATTTTAACCACGGTACCATCTATCAATACGCACTGATCATTTCTGATGAAAATGATCACCACGTGGCCGGGTATGCAGAGATTGAGTCGGCCCCGAAGCCTTTGGGATTTCTCGATTATGTGAGCAGTGCAACCGGATGGCTAATCCCGATCATCATGGGCGGGCTTCTTCTTTTAGGCTATCTTAAAGGAGTGAAGGTCTATGAGGTCCTTACCGACGGAGCCAAGGAAGGGTTTCAGGTAGCAGTAAGAATTATTCCATTCCTGGTAGCCATATTTGTAGCGATAGGTATGTTCAGAGCAAGCGGTGCACTCGAACTTTTCACCCAACTCCTTAGCCCCCTTACAAGACTCATCGGTATGCCCGCAGAGGTGCTTCCAATGGCTTTATTGCGCCCGCTTTCCGGAACCGGTGCCTACGGCTACATGGCAGAAATTGTGACTCAGGCACCCGACAGTTTCAGTGCCTTCATTTCATCTGTAATGCAGGGATCGACAGAAACCACCTTTTATGTGCTGGCTGTATATTTTGGAAGCATTGGAATAAGAAAAACCCGCCACGCTTTGCCTGCAGCACTGAGCGCAGATGCAATAGGTATTTTATCCGCACTGTTCTTTTCACATATCTTCTTCAACATGTGA